GTTCATTACGAGAATTTTACGCCGTTCCTCTTTCCGAAATCAAGTAAACACGCCGCCGAAGCGGGCTTATTTTTATTTTTGATGTTCTGCCGACGTCTAATTGGAAGGAAGGTGACACAGTAGCAGTGCTCAGATGCTGACATCAGCATTAGAATCCCCGTATTGATATGGATCTTAGATAAGGACCGCAATACCATCCATTCATTTCCACATGTCAGTTTTTATACAAACAATGTAGATTTTTATTCACTGAAGCTGGAAGTTTTCTAATTGTGCACGTGCGTGCCAAAAGCAAAGGATGTATTCTATGGTAACTCAAGCATAACGAAAACATTCGCTAATTTTTCTAGAGATAAAAAACACTTTCTTGATACGTTAATCGCACCAAAGATTACTAAATTAGATAACCTCAATACAACAACGCCGAACAAATTACAACGTCTTTTTTGTGAGTAATTGATATTTTCATTTCTTTATATCCTTTATTGTGAAAAGTATCTTTAGCATTATTATAAAGAATTCCAATTGGCGCATGCTTCTTATTCCTAAGTATTTCAATATCTTTCCACTTAATCATATCCTCCTGAAGAAATCCGGAACCGAGTGCTTTAACGAGTGCTTCCTTCGCACAAAATCTTCCTACTAAAAATTCCAGTTGCCTACTTAATGAATAATTTGTAGCTAAAGCAAGCTCATTGTCTGTGAATATGAAATTCTTGTATTTTTCGTTTTGTAGGATTCGAGAAAACTCCGAAAAACATGCCATATCTACTCCTATATTCATAACTTATACTTTCATCTTGCTTTTTAATTTTGATTTAAGTTTAGCTAATTTTTCACTTCTCAGTTTCCCGATTTTTTTATATTCATCAATGGTTTGCGTCCATAAATATGAGCTTCGATATCTTCCGAATGTATAAGAGTCAAAGTCACTTCTTATAGCGTTTTCTTTAATACTACTATTTTTAGCTAATAGTAGGCTGTTCCCTTCCAATGACTGATTTACAATTGTTTTCATATTTAAGTGCTGGTATAAGTATTCATACATTTCCAAAAGAGCCAATAAACCATATCCAACTCGAAATTCAGGAAAAATACTAATTGACAATTCGCAACTTTGCTCAATCCAATCAATGCTGGAAATCCAGCAGTATCCAATTACTTGTTTGTTGGGGGATTTAACCACATAAAACCTTAAAATATTTTGACCGCTCTTTATTCTTTCCAAACTCATATTTCTAAGTTCATCTTTACTTACTAACATAGAGGTATGATTCAGATTTTTTTGGACATGGAAGTCTAACAAAAGATTGATTCTTTCCTCTACATTTTCTTTTTCCAAATGAGTAATAATCACTTTTTTTTCCACAGAAAACTCTCCCCGTTCAAATAGTAATGTGGTTGATCTTGATAATGCCCCTTAACAAATAAATGTTTTCGTAATGTAACTACTTTCTCGAATCCAATCATTTCAAAAAAAATGAGTCGCCTATCATCCAACTCTTTTCGCTTCACAAATCCATCAATATTATATATAGACTTAATTGTTACAATACAATTTTCCACATATTCCTGACACCTAGCAGTATCAGTATGCTGAAAAAATAAAGAGTCAACATAAATCAATGCTTTATTATAATTACTGATTTGTAATAAAAAAAATCCTACATGTACATCTTTATCATTTATAGAATATATAATGATTTGTTCATCCTCAATTTTTTTAAAAATAAGAGATTCATTATCAATAATCGGATTTATGGAAAAGTAAGTTGTATCAAAAGATGATAATTGTTTCATTGCTTCTTCATCATGACTAAGACTAATTTTTGAAAGTGTGATCATATGCTTTTTACCCACTCTTTTTTCAGAATAGACCAAATCTCTCTATCTCTTATTTTATTATCCCAATAAAGCTCTTTAGGAATACACCCTTCATTAGTAAAACCCTTGCTAACTAAAATTTCCCTTCCTCCTCTGTTATCTAACATTAGGTAGCCGTATATTCTATTTAATTTCAACTTATTAAAAGCATAATCTAATGCCTCATGCAATAGTTGTTCCGCGTCAATTTCTCCTTTGAATATAATTCCCATCTGCAGCTTAGCATGCCTATTTATATAATCAATTCCTTCTATTAGGACAAAGGCTTTTTCCGGGACCACCAATAATGAGCTATGCTCATTATTGGTGAATTTTACTTTCCAAGGATAGTATAATGAAGTATCACTCTGAATATATATTATCTCACCTGGAACCCAATTCCATTTCAAAATGGGCTCATGAATTTTACGATAACCTACTAACATCATATATCTCCACCTTTGCAAGTGTTTGCATCACTTAAGTTTTATAAACTCAAATTTATTAATTCTTTACGAATCGCTCATGACTACTTTGTCTTATATTTCTTCACGGCTGATTAATAACTTTATGATAATAAAAGAGTGCATTTTTTTTATTATCCAGCTCAAACATTGTTTCTAGTTGACCTTCTTTTTGAAATCCAGTATTCTCGAAAATATCCTGATATTCACCATCGTCTTCATAGCAATGGAATGCTAGTTTTACAACTTGAGTTCTTTTAATAAAGCTGTCAATAATTTTATTTAAAAGCGTAATATTTACTTCCTTCTCTATAGTTTTTGATAGCCGGTAATAAAGTTTATAATGTCTAGCAGCATCCACGATTTCTTCGAATTCCACTAACCCTATAACTTTATTGTTATAGATGATAAGAACAGTATTCTCTTCGATAATTCCCTCGATTTCGTCCTCATCTAAATAATTTGGAAATGCTGTTCTAAATCGAAATTCGGGATCCTCATAAAGTTTCAAAATGTCTGCAAGATACTGCTTTTTGAAAGGTAGGAGTTCAAGAGTATATCCTTGTTTTTGATTTTCTTCAGTAACCATAGAAGTACCCACAAATTCTTTTTTCATCATTACAAATGTAAAAATAATACTAGAAATACCTAATATATTTGTAAAGAAAATGGTCCAATAAAAGTAGTTTAATTCTCCAAATGCAACCGTTAAATACCAACCCACGGTAGTTA
The window above is part of the Sporosarcina sp. 6E9 genome. Proteins encoded here:
- a CDS encoding GNAT family N-acetyltransferase, translating into MEKKVIITHLEKENVEERINLLLDFHVQKNLNHTSMLVSKDELRNMSLERIKSGQNILRFYVVKSPNKQVIGYCWISSIDWIEQSCELSISIFPEFRVGYGLLALLEMYEYLYQHLNMKTIVNQSLEGNSLLLAKNSSIKENAIRSDFDSYTFGRYRSSYLWTQTIDEYKKIGKLRSEKLAKLKSKLKSKMKV
- a CDS encoding GNAT family N-acetyltransferase, with translation MMLVGYRKIHEPILKWNWVPGEIIYIQSDTSLYYPWKVKFTNNEHSSLLVVPEKAFVLIEGIDYINRHAKLQMGIIFKGEIDAEQLLHEALDYAFNKLKLNRIYGYLMLDNRGGREILVSKGFTNEGCIPKELYWDNKIRDREIWSILKKEWVKSI
- a CDS encoding holo-ACP synthase; amino-acid sequence: MNIGVDMACFSEFSRILQNEKYKNFIFTDNELALATNYSLSRQLEFLVGRFCAKEALVKALGSGFLQEDMIKWKDIEILRNKKHAPIGILYNNAKDTFHNKGYKEMKISITHKKDVVICSALLY